Proteins encoded together in one Puntigrus tetrazona isolate hp1 unplaced genomic scaffold, ASM1883169v1 S000000528, whole genome shotgun sequence window:
- the slc25a47b gene encoding solute carrier family 25 member 47-B: MHLADFVAGSVGGAFGVAVGYPLDTVKVRMQTRTRDAGVWECVRSTCRTEGVRGFYRGMSMPLSTVSIGSSLVFGTYRNVLHLLQELRHRSSSETLRRDEIFLSGFSGGVAQVCVQTHYKHHNYYCLINICVCVCVYKVSGQQTGWPVVLLAGGVSGMCGWAVGTPMDVIKARLQVSGVSGQRYRGFFHCLSHSVRTEGLSVLFRGLTVNCIRAFPVNMSVFAMYELVIRVLRPPP, from the exons ATGCATCTCGCGGACTTCGTCGCCGGTTCCGTCGGAG GGGCGTTCGGCGTGGCGGTGGGCTACCCGCTGGACACGGTGAAG GTGAGGATGCAGACTCGGACTCGGGACGCAGGCGTCTGGGAGTGTGTGAGATCTACCTGCAGAACCGAGGGA GTGCGGGGTTTCTACCGAGGGATGTCCATGCCTCTGAGCACCGTCTCCATCGGCTCCTCGCTGGTGTTCGGCACCTACAGGAACGTCCTTCACCTCCTTCAGGAGCTCCGCCACAGAAGCTCCTCCGAGACGCTCCGAAGGGACGAGATCTTCCTGTCAGGATTCTCTGGAGGAGTcgctcaggtgtgtgttcagactcacTATAAACATCACAACTATTACTGTCtaataaacatttgtgtgtgtgtgtgtgtgtataaa GTGAGTGGTCAGCAGACAG GCTGGCCGGTGGTTCTTCTGGCCGGTGGAGTGTCAGGGATGTGTGGCTGGGCCGTGGGGACGCCGATGGACGTGATTAAAGCCCGTCTGCAGGTGTCCGGCGTCAGCGGTCAGCGCTACAGAGGATTCTTCCACTGCCTGTCTCACAGTGTGAGGACCGAAGGCCTCTCTGTCCTCTTCAGAGGTCTGACGGTCAACTGCATCCGTGCCTTCCCGGTCAACATGTCCGTCTTCGCCATGTACGAGCTGGTGATTCGCGTTCTGCGTCCGCCGCCGTAG
- the LOC122334498 gene encoding tryptophan--tRNA ligase, cytoplasmic: protein MSDLSPMDLYEKLTAQGETVRSLKAQKSPKAEVDSAVQQLLQMKLDYKRVTGQDYKAGCPPVDGEMVIDNGAVPEDGDDQVDPWNVSSSSAKGVDYDKLIVRFGSSKIDQELVDRIARVTGKTPHRFLRRGIFFSHRDMHQILDAFEKQKSFYLYTGRGPSSEAMHVGHLIPFIFTKWLQDVFDVPLVIQMTDDEKYLWKDLSLDECHRYTVENARDIIACGFDVNKTFIFSNLDYMGASPAFYRNVVKVQKHVTFNQVKGIFGFTDSDCIGKVSFPAIQAAPSFSSSFPQIFGQRTDVQCLIPCAIDQDPYFRMTRDVAPRIGFPKPALLHSTFFPALQGAQTKMSASDANTSIFLTDTAKQIKNKVNKHAFSGGKDTVEEHRKLGGNPDVDVSFMYLTFFLEDDEQLEKIRQDYSSGAMLTGELKKCLIETLQPMIAAHQERRKLVTDEIVQQFMSPRKLHFNS, encoded by the exons ATGTCAGACTTGAGCCCGATGGATCTGTACGAGAAGCTGACAGCTCAGGGAGAAACAGTGAGGTCTCTGAAAGCTCAGAAGAGCCCCAAA GCCGAGGTGGACTCGGCCGTCCAGCAGCTGCTGCAGATGAAGCTGGACTACAAGCGCGTCACCGGTCAGGACTACAAGGCCGGATGTCCTCCGGTGGACGGTGAGATGGTGATTGATAACGGAGCAGTGCCGGAGGACGGAGATGACCAGGTGGATCCCTGGAACGTCTCGTCCAGCAGCGCCAAAGGAGTCGACTATGATAAACTCATCG TGCGCTTCGGCAGCAGTAAGATCGATCAGGAGCTGGTGGACAGAATCGCCAGAGTCACGGGAAAAACACCGCACCGCTTCCTTCGCAGAGGAATCTTCTTCTCACACAG GGACATGCATCAGATCCTGGACGCGTTCGAGAAGCAGAAGTCCTTCTATCTGTACACGGGCCGAGGGCCGTCCTCCGAGGCCATGCATGTGGGTCACCTGATACCCTTCATCTTCACCAA gtGGCTTCAGGACGTGTTTGACGTTCCTCTGGTCATTCAGATGACCGATGATGAGAAGTATCTGTGGAAGGATCTGTCGCTGGACGAGTGTCATCGGTACACGGTGGAGAACGCCAGAGACATCATCGCCTGTGGGTTCGACGTCAACAAGACCTTCATCTTCTCCAACCTCGACTACATGGG GGCGAGTCCGGCGTTCTACAGGAACGTGGTGAAAGTCCAGAAGCATGTGACGTTTAATCAGGTCAAAGGCATCTTCGGCTTCACAGACAGCGACTGCATCG gtaAAGTCAGTTTCCCGGCCATCCAGGCGGCTCCGTCCTTCAGCAGCTCCTTCCCTCAGATCTTCGGCCAGCGGACGGACGTCCAGTGTCTGATCCCGTGTGCCATCGATCAG GATCCGTACTTCAGGATGACGCGGGACGTTGCTCCTCGGATCGGTTTTCCCAAACCAGCTCTGCTTCACTCCACCTTCTTCCCGGCGCTGCAGGGAGCTCAGACCAAGATGAGCGCCAGCGACGCTAACACCTCCATCTTCCTGACCGACACGGCCAAACAGATCAAGAACAAG GTCAACAAACACGCCTTCTCCGGCGGGAAGGACACCGTTGAGGAGCACCGGAAGCTCGGTGGGAATCCAGACGTGGACGTCTCCTTCATGTATCTGACCTTCTTCCTGGAAGACGATGAGCAGCTGGAGAAGATCAGACAG GACTACAGCAGCGGGGCGATGCTCACCGGAGAACTCAAGAAGTGTTTGATCGAGACGCTTCAGCCCATGATCGCCGCTCATCAGGAGAGACGCAAACTCGTGACGGACGAGATCGTACAACAGTTCATGAGCCCCCGCAAACTACACTTCAACTCCTAG